A window of the Sulfobacillus acidophilus DSM 10332 genome harbors these coding sequences:
- a CDS encoding (NiFe) hydrogenase maturation protein HypF (PFAM: HypF finger; yrdC domain; Acylphosphatase~TIGRFAM: [NiFe] hydrogenase maturation protein HypF~COGs: COG0068 Hydrogenase maturation factor~InterPro IPR004421:IPR001792:IPR011125:IPR006070~KEGG: rca:Rcas_1847 (NiFe) hydrogenase maturation protein HypF~PFAM: Sua5/YciO/YrdC, N-terminal; Acylphosphatase-like; Zinc finger, HypF-type~SPTR: (NiFe) hydrogenase maturation protein HypF;~TIGRFAM: Hydrogenase maturation factor, HypF-type), translating into MTVTTDIRRVRFIVEGTVQGVGFRPFVYHLAQLYKLNGFVRNDGQGVIIEVEGPYHFIQTFRSKLVTDLPGLATITRIREENCDIHHATGFDIQNSTQGIRRALTIPPDVALCPECRNELFDPSNRRFGYPFIACTQCGPRFTVIETLPYDRMATTMADFPLCENCDEEYRDPGSRRFHAEATGCLSCGPTLELLTDDESLTGSVIDQVSRLLAQGGIVGIKGIGGYHLACVAWNDDSIKRLRQIKARPSKPFALMARDLDTIRKFCVVTPEEEALLSSPVAPIVLLAHRLDDSLLSDRIAPGLMKVGVMLPYAPLHALILERLKEEGYPPIVVMTSANHHGKPVIFDDHTMDSFAHQVDGILRHNRRIQIPADDSVVQVADNGRPLILRRARGFVPSPIKLPTSVAISTLALGSHMKSTFCLTEGDEAILSPHIGDLDTTLVQDRYRYVLAHMLALGDVEPATIAVDFHPQYASSHVASAWPEAEIIRVQHHHAHIAAVMGEHVITDRAVGLALDGTGLGDDGAIWGGEIFVARLTDFQRSCHLRYVPLVGGDRTIREPWRIAATYLQLIFGDAWLQFPLEFVRAVPIKSWCLVKQLLERNVHNHPTSSTGRLFDAAAALITGRIAVDYEAQTAMELEQLAREDVEPYALPVMARPLQTGIIDPFPLIRAVITDLLHHEDQGIIAGRFHKTLAWMFADAAADVAEKQRIAHVVGAGGVMQNRVFVRALRNRLAARGYDLKVNEKVPPNDGGLSYGQAVVAQAILAARTTQNPKIGKEYQPCV; encoded by the coding sequence ATGACGGTGACCACGGATATTCGACGAGTGCGCTTCATTGTGGAAGGAACGGTACAAGGTGTTGGGTTTCGTCCCTTTGTCTATCACCTTGCGCAATTATACAAATTAAACGGGTTTGTTCGCAATGATGGGCAAGGTGTCATTATTGAAGTGGAAGGTCCTTACCACTTTATCCAGACATTTCGCTCAAAACTCGTGACAGATCTCCCAGGGCTTGCAACGATTACACGCATCCGTGAGGAGAATTGTGACATTCACCATGCGACTGGTTTCGACATTCAGAATAGCACACAAGGCATTCGCCGTGCACTCACTATTCCGCCAGACGTGGCCTTGTGTCCAGAATGTCGGAATGAACTGTTTGATCCTTCTAACCGGCGCTTTGGCTATCCATTTATTGCATGCACGCAATGTGGTCCGCGTTTTACCGTCATTGAAACTCTTCCCTATGACCGCATGGCAACAACGATGGCAGATTTTCCATTATGTGAAAATTGCGACGAAGAATATCGCGATCCGGGTAGCCGGCGGTTTCATGCGGAAGCCACAGGCTGCTTATCATGTGGTCCAACGCTTGAACTGCTGACAGATGATGAGAGTCTAACTGGATCAGTCATTGATCAGGTGAGTCGCCTTCTAGCTCAAGGAGGTATTGTGGGCATTAAAGGCATCGGGGGATATCACTTAGCTTGTGTGGCATGGAATGATGATAGCATCAAACGTCTTCGGCAGATAAAAGCGCGTCCTAGTAAACCATTTGCGTTAATGGCCCGTGATTTGGATACTATCCGCAAGTTTTGCGTGGTGACGCCCGAAGAAGAAGCATTATTATCCTCCCCTGTGGCCCCGATTGTGTTGCTGGCTCATCGCCTAGATGATTCCCTCTTATCGGATCGGATTGCTCCTGGGCTGATGAAAGTGGGCGTGATGCTACCTTATGCACCATTACATGCCCTCATTCTTGAACGGCTCAAAGAAGAAGGATATCCCCCCATTGTTGTCATGACGAGTGCCAATCATCATGGAAAACCGGTGATATTCGACGACCATACTATGGATTCTTTTGCTCACCAAGTTGATGGTATATTACGTCATAACCGCCGGATTCAGATCCCTGCGGATGATTCTGTGGTACAAGTTGCTGATAATGGTAGGCCCCTTATCTTACGGCGGGCTCGTGGATTTGTGCCTTCACCGATCAAACTACCCACCTCGGTAGCAATATCGACTTTAGCCCTTGGCAGCCATATGAAAAGCACCTTTTGTCTTACCGAGGGCGATGAAGCTATTTTGAGCCCGCACATAGGCGATTTAGATACCACCCTTGTGCAAGACCGCTACCGCTATGTTCTAGCCCACATGCTCGCTCTCGGTGATGTTGAACCGGCCACCATCGCTGTCGATTTTCACCCGCAATATGCGTCAAGCCATGTGGCCAGTGCTTGGCCTGAGGCCGAAATCATTAGAGTGCAGCATCACCACGCTCACATTGCTGCCGTCATGGGCGAGCATGTCATTACGGACCGGGCGGTGGGATTAGCCTTAGATGGCACGGGTCTCGGTGACGATGGGGCGATCTGGGGTGGGGAAATTTTTGTAGCCCGTCTCACCGATTTTCAGCGGTCGTGCCATTTGCGTTATGTGCCGTTAGTGGGCGGTGATCGTACTATTCGTGAACCCTGGCGTATCGCGGCGACTTATCTTCAACTGATTTTTGGTGATGCATGGCTGCAATTTCCCTTGGAGTTCGTTCGCGCCGTGCCGATAAAATCCTGGTGCCTTGTGAAACAACTGCTGGAGCGCAACGTGCATAACCATCCAACATCGAGCACAGGCAGGCTTTTTGATGCCGCCGCAGCTTTAATCACGGGGCGAATAGCCGTAGATTATGAAGCCCAAACGGCCATGGAACTTGAACAACTCGCACGGGAAGATGTCGAACCGTATGCATTGCCTGTCATGGCGAGACCTCTTCAAACAGGAATAATTGATCCCTTTCCGCTGATCCGGGCTGTCATTACCGATTTGTTGCACCACGAAGACCAGGGGATAATAGCCGGCCGATTTCACAAAACCTTGGCCTGGATGTTTGCCGATGCTGCAGCTGATGTAGCAGAAAAGCAGCGCATTGCGCACGTTGTAGGGGCGGGAGGCGTTATGCAAAATCGCGTTTTCGTCAGGGCCCTGAGAAATCGGCTAGCCGCACGGGGTTATGACCTTAAGGTGAACGAGAAAGTTCCCCCTAATGATGGCGGGCTGAGTTATGGCCAGGCGGTGGTGGCTCAGGCTATTTTGGCCGCACGCACCACACAAAACCCAAAGATTGGAAAGGAGTACCAGCCATGTGTTTAG
- a CDS encoding hydrogenase expression/formation protein HypE (PFAM: AIR synthase related protein, N-terminal domain; AIR synthase related protein, C-terminal domain~TIGRFAM: hydrogenase expression/formation protein HypE~COGs: COG0309 Hydrogenase maturation factor~InterPro IPR011854:IPR000728:IPR010918~KEGG: npu:Npun_R0359 hydrogenase expression/formation protein HypE~PFAM: AIR synthase related protein, C-terminal; AIR synthase related protein~SPTR: Hydrogenase expression/formation protein HypE;~TIGRFAM: Hydrogenase expression/formation protein HypE), with protein MGQVRRTQEEVLDNITKAQQARRRHMTLKQDIITMSHGAGGKSSHELIEGLIRPILANPVLDSLDDAAVLPLSRFVSLGNGNLPELAFTTDSYTVSPVKFPGGNIGDLAVNGTVNDLAMSGARPIALSLGLILEEGLPVALLREVLESIAAHAKELGISIVTGDTKVVPRGKGDGLYINTAGIGIVERTWPMGQHLIQPGDKVLISGSVGDHGIAVMLRREGLEMESEVQSDTQSLYDLVHHLFVHISSAIHALKDPTRGGVATTLNEMAVSSDVAIKVYEDAVPVKESVRGACEILGLDPLTIANEGKMLVVVAKERAEEALSLMRQHPKGQDARIIGEVQEEPRGMVFLQTVLGGTRVLDMLVGDPLPRIC; from the coding sequence ATGGGTCAGGTTCGAAGAACTCAAGAAGAGGTTTTAGACAATATTACGAAAGCGCAGCAGGCCAGGCGGCGACACATGACATTAAAACAGGACATAATCACCATGAGTCATGGGGCCGGTGGGAAATCCAGTCATGAATTGATCGAAGGGTTAATTCGGCCGATTCTTGCTAATCCCGTATTGGATTCCCTCGACGATGCTGCAGTGCTGCCCTTGAGCCGGTTTGTTTCCCTAGGCAATGGTAACTTACCCGAATTAGCCTTTACCACGGATAGCTATACCGTCAGCCCGGTGAAATTTCCCGGCGGCAATATCGGTGATTTAGCGGTGAATGGCACGGTCAATGATTTGGCCATGAGTGGTGCCCGGCCCATCGCCTTGTCTTTAGGGCTGATTTTAGAAGAAGGTTTACCGGTCGCGCTCTTGCGTGAAGTCCTAGAAAGCATTGCGGCACATGCCAAAGAACTGGGGATATCTATCGTCACCGGGGATACCAAAGTGGTGCCACGCGGGAAAGGTGACGGTCTGTATATTAACACGGCAGGAATTGGAATTGTGGAACGTACCTGGCCTATGGGCCAGCATTTGATTCAACCGGGTGACAAAGTCCTCATTAGCGGCAGTGTGGGCGATCATGGAATTGCGGTAATGCTGCGACGAGAAGGCTTGGAGATGGAATCGGAAGTGCAAAGTGACACCCAAAGTTTGTATGACCTCGTTCATCATCTCTTTGTTCATATTAGCAGTGCCATTCATGCCTTAAAAGACCCAACGCGCGGCGGAGTTGCGACTACGCTGAATGAGATGGCGGTCAGTTCAGACGTGGCCATTAAAGTTTATGAAGACGCTGTACCCGTGAAGGAATCCGTCCGTGGAGCCTGTGAGATCTTGGGCCTTGACCCCTTAACTATCGCTAATGAAGGTAAAATGCTTGTGGTGGTCGCTAAAGAGCGGGCGGAAGAGGCCTTATCCCTCATGCGTCAGCATCCCAAAGGGCAAGATGCTCGCATTATCGGAGAAGTGCAAGAAGAACCGCGGGGCATGGTGTTTTTACAGACAGTTTTAGGAGGCACAAGGGTGTTGGATATGCTCGTCGGAGATCCGTTGCCCCGTATTTGTTAA
- a CDS encoding hypothetical protein (PFAM: HupF/HypC family) encodes MMKATWYLTIPAASHEDNEPVCVTCSDAAETMEIERVESLYEAVALSERGPVRIDVSLIETPHAGQKVLVHGGVALGIVAEND; translated from the coding sequence ATGATGAAGGCAACGTGGTATCTAACGATTCCGGCAGCTTCCCATGAGGACAACGAACCCGTATGTGTGACATGTAGTGATGCTGCCGAAACCATGGAAATTGAACGCGTGGAATCTTTGTATGAAGCGGTAGCATTGAGCGAACGTGGGCCGGTACGGATTGATGTATCCCTCATAGAAACCCCACACGCCGGACAAAAAGTCTTAGTGCACGGGGGCGTTGCGCTCGGTATTGTTGCCGAAAACGATTGA
- a CDS encoding hydrogenase (NiFe) small subunit HydA (PFAM: NADH ubiquinone oxidoreductase, 20 Kd subunit~TIGRFAM: hydrogenase (NiFe) small subunit (hydA)~COGs: COG1740 Ni Fe-hydrogenase I small subunit~InterPro IPR001821:IPR006311:IPR006137~KEGG: shl:Shal_2261 hydrogenase (NiFe) small subunit HydA~PFAM: NADH:ubiquinone oxidoreductase-like, 20kDa subunit~PRIAM: Hydrogen:quinone oxidoreductase~SPTR: Hydrogenase (NiFe) small subunit HydA;~TIGRFAM: [Ni-Fe]-hydrogenase, small subunit; Twin-arginine translocation pathway, signal sequence): MDSSINWDDLPKVSGRPLEGITEHTAQDVQQAVREVDQRLNAIDPDGTVSRNFIARFIAMGLTRRDFIKWSSMMTAALMLPPVFESRVARAAAVSTKLPVVWINLQDCDGNTESLLRTSDPGFASLILDTISLDYNETVMAAAGYQAMDRLNEVIAKHKGQYVAVFEGSLPLGNNGTFYTTGANAETGISLTKRVVAGAKMVMAAGTCAAFGGIPAAQPNPTGAKGIGDGLNIPVVNISGCPANAINLVGTILEVVMFNDNPALDRYGRPLWAYAHRIHDNCERRGHFDAGEYVLNWGDTAAQNEWCLFKMGCKGPYTYNNCPQVRWNQQVSWPIRAGHGCIGCAEPNFWDTMSPFEQPLGAKVYGSALGIGIDASANTVGEVVVGAAVAGIAIHATATWIRDKKSPGWKNPQSKDIPPKPPLNQ; this comes from the coding sequence ATGGATTCATCAATTAATTGGGATGATTTGCCCAAAGTTAGTGGCCGTCCACTGGAAGGTATTACCGAACACACGGCTCAGGATGTCCAACAAGCTGTCCGGGAGGTAGACCAAAGACTTAACGCGATTGATCCTGATGGCACTGTTTCTCGCAATTTTATTGCTCGTTTTATTGCCATGGGTCTAACCCGGAGAGATTTCATCAAATGGAGTTCTATGATGACCGCCGCGTTAATGCTCCCACCCGTATTTGAAAGCCGGGTAGCACGGGCTGCGGCCGTGTCCACGAAGCTTCCGGTTGTGTGGATTAACTTGCAGGATTGTGATGGCAACACCGAGTCTCTTTTGCGAACGTCTGACCCGGGATTTGCATCGTTGATTTTGGACACGATTTCTTTGGACTACAACGAAACGGTGATGGCGGCGGCAGGCTACCAGGCGATGGACCGTCTGAATGAGGTGATCGCTAAACACAAAGGGCAATATGTAGCTGTTTTTGAAGGGTCATTGCCCTTAGGAAACAATGGCACCTTCTACACTACTGGGGCCAATGCTGAAACCGGCATCTCTTTAACCAAAAGAGTGGTCGCTGGCGCCAAAATGGTCATGGCAGCAGGAACCTGTGCGGCTTTTGGTGGCATCCCAGCAGCCCAGCCTAACCCGACGGGTGCAAAAGGTATTGGCGACGGGTTAAACATTCCGGTTGTCAATATATCAGGCTGTCCGGCCAATGCGATCAATTTGGTCGGGACCATTTTGGAAGTGGTGATGTTTAACGACAATCCGGCGTTAGACCGCTATGGTCGGCCGTTATGGGCTTATGCACACCGCATTCACGACAACTGTGAGAGGCGCGGACATTTTGATGCAGGGGAGTACGTGCTGAATTGGGGCGACACCGCAGCACAAAATGAGTGGTGCCTGTTCAAGATGGGGTGCAAGGGTCCCTACACCTATAATAACTGCCCGCAAGTGCGTTGGAACCAGCAAGTATCTTGGCCTATTCGCGCGGGACACGGGTGCATTGGTTGCGCCGAACCCAACTTTTGGGACACGATGAGTCCCTTTGAACAACCTCTAGGTGCGAAAGTCTACGGGTCGGCCTTAGGAATCGGGATTGATGCTTCTGCGAACACCGTGGGTGAAGTGGTTGTCGGAGCGGCTGTCGCTGGAATTGCCATTCATGCTACGGCCACGTGGATCCGAGATAAAAAGTCGCCCGGTTGGAAAAATCCGCAGTCTAAGGACATCCCACCCAAACCACCTTTGAATCAGTAA
- a CDS encoding hypothetical protein (KEGG: sti:Sthe_2499 hypothetical protein~SPTR: Putative uncharacterized protein) — translation MQTVESDTQGLLRFSRYAFPPNRLGYCGGEDHAGLYQYMAAQKVDGGLRDMAKNFEGAYPYLRLIAHSVGIEDPLDERVVEAYWLGNTWLDRVAPYDFYRFLEQYYKKVMAPARFDMLKDSLTQGARPHHNFHVFGIFLYLQKSLTGSVPRMERVLGAVDGCRISWGQVIAVIGNQLVVNRPPVMIKDDQWVIGKPVPVRVDWKLDHDGRLAEVHAGDVVSIHWGWASERLRPPQVARLITDTRTFLKLANQRFLCE, via the coding sequence GTGCAAACGGTAGAAAGTGATACGCAAGGACTGTTGCGATTTAGTCGCTACGCATTTCCTCCTAACCGCTTAGGCTACTGTGGCGGTGAGGATCATGCCGGCTTATATCAATACATGGCGGCCCAAAAAGTCGATGGTGGGTTAAGAGATATGGCCAAAAATTTTGAAGGTGCCTATCCCTACCTGCGTTTGATTGCTCACAGTGTCGGGATTGAAGATCCCCTGGATGAACGGGTCGTCGAAGCCTATTGGCTGGGAAATACGTGGCTTGATAGGGTCGCTCCCTATGATTTTTACCGATTTTTGGAACAGTATTACAAAAAAGTTATGGCCCCAGCGCGATTTGACATGCTTAAAGACTCGCTCACTCAAGGAGCCCGTCCACACCATAATTTTCATGTATTTGGCATTTTTCTCTATTTACAAAAATCCTTGACCGGTTCAGTTCCCCGCATGGAACGGGTGTTAGGAGCGGTGGATGGGTGCCGAATTAGCTGGGGACAAGTGATTGCGGTGATCGGCAATCAGCTAGTCGTGAACCGACCTCCAGTAATGATCAAAGACGATCAGTGGGTGATTGGAAAACCGGTACCTGTCCGCGTGGACTGGAAATTGGATCACGATGGGCGGCTTGCGGAGGTGCACGCGGGCGACGTGGTCTCCATCCATTGGGGATGGGCATCAGAGCGCCTTAGGCCCCCTCAAGTGGCCCGGCTCATCACAGATACCCGAACTTTTCTGAAATTGGCGAATCAACGGTTTTTGTGTGAATAG
- a CDS encoding hydrogenase expression/formation protein HypD (PFAM: Hydrogenase formation hypA family~TIGRFAM: hydrogenase expression/formation protein HypD~COGs: COG0409 Hydrogenase maturation factor~InterPro IPR002780~KEGG: rop:ROP_47150 hydrogenase maturation protein HypD~PFAM: Hydrogenase formation HypD protein~SPTR: Hydrogenase expression/formation protein HypD;~TIGRFAM: Hydrogenase formation HypD protein), which yields MKYMDEYRDKDLVARVSEEIARISDGMPIKIMEVCGGHTHVIFKYGLEDLLPANVEMVHGPGCPVCVLPIGRLDDAMALAQIPGVIFTTFADMMRVPGSQFSLLDIKAQGADVRFVYSPLDALKIAQQNPDKQVIFFAIGFDTTTPSTAVTIARAKTLGVTNFSVFNNHVMLIPALKALLDAPDLDITAFLAPGHVSMVIGMNPYEFIVRDYDKPVVISGFEPLDVLQSVLMVVHQLRKGVRQVENQYSRVVSPQGNVLAQRMIDETMEPREEFEWRGLGTIPYSALKLRAAFAEFDAEQRFAIPGRKVLDHPACQCGSVLRGTIRPWECGVFGTACTPEHPIGTCMVSSEGACAAYYNYGRYSMARERQQLTGGKL from the coding sequence ATGAAATATATGGATGAGTATCGCGACAAAGACCTTGTCGCACGGGTGTCCGAAGAAATTGCCCGCATCTCAGATGGGATGCCGATCAAGATTATGGAAGTCTGTGGAGGCCATACTCACGTCATTTTCAAATATGGGTTAGAAGATTTATTGCCCGCGAACGTAGAAATGGTACATGGCCCTGGATGTCCTGTCTGTGTTTTGCCCATAGGCCGCTTGGATGATGCCATGGCATTGGCCCAAATTCCCGGTGTTATTTTTACCACCTTTGCCGATATGATGCGGGTCCCGGGTTCACAGTTCAGTCTTTTAGACATTAAAGCGCAAGGGGCTGATGTGCGGTTTGTCTATTCTCCACTGGATGCGCTAAAAATTGCGCAACAAAATCCGGATAAACAGGTCATCTTTTTTGCGATCGGATTTGATACCACGACGCCATCGACAGCCGTCACGATTGCGCGCGCCAAAACGTTAGGCGTAACCAACTTTAGTGTATTTAACAATCACGTCATGCTCATTCCGGCCTTGAAAGCTTTACTCGACGCCCCGGATTTAGACATTACGGCCTTTCTCGCGCCAGGACATGTCAGCATGGTGATCGGTATGAATCCCTATGAGTTCATTGTCCGTGATTATGACAAACCCGTGGTGATCTCGGGATTTGAACCCCTTGATGTTTTGCAATCGGTGTTGATGGTGGTGCATCAATTGAGGAAAGGGGTGCGGCAAGTGGAAAACCAATATAGCCGCGTGGTATCACCCCAAGGTAATGTTTTAGCCCAACGCATGATTGACGAGACCATGGAACCCCGTGAGGAATTCGAGTGGCGGGGGCTCGGCACGATTCCCTATAGTGCTTTGAAATTGCGTGCAGCATTTGCCGAGTTTGACGCGGAACAGCGTTTTGCAATCCCTGGGCGTAAAGTCCTTGATCATCCTGCGTGTCAGTGTGGATCGGTTTTGCGCGGCACGATTAGACCATGGGAGTGTGGGGTATTTGGGACCGCGTGTACTCCAGAGCATCCTATTGGCACCTGTATGGTGTCTTCGGAAGGGGCCTGTGCAGCCTATTACAATTACGGCCGTTATTCTATGGCGCGGGAACGACAGCAACTGACAGGAGGGAAGTTGTGA
- a CDS encoding hydrogenase assembly chaperone hypC/hupF (PFAM: HupF/HypC family~TIGRFAM: hydrogenase assembly chaperone HypC/HupF~COGs: COG0298 Hydrogenase maturation factor~InterPro IPR001109~KEGG: sro:Sros_3822 hydrogenase assembly chaperone HypC/HupF~PFAM: Hydrogenase expression/formation protein, HupF/HypC~SPTR: Hydrogenase assembly chaperone hypC/hupF;~TIGRFAM: Hydrogenase expression/formation protein, HupF/HypC), whose protein sequence is MCLAIPGKIVEIENETEAKLEVTGVKRRVDVSLLKQQGIAIAPGDWVVIHVGFAMNKINDHEAQSMLQELHNLGPENYRDELMLWDLMSSDTHEPKEPK, encoded by the coding sequence ATGTGTTTAGCCATTCCTGGCAAAATCGTGGAAATTGAAAATGAGACCGAAGCCAAATTGGAGGTTACTGGAGTCAAACGGCGTGTCGATGTGTCGCTTTTGAAACAACAGGGCATTGCGATTGCACCAGGAGATTGGGTCGTGATTCATGTGGGATTTGCCATGAATAAAATTAACGACCATGAAGCCCAAAGTATGTTGCAAGAACTTCACAATTTGGGACCCGAAAACTACCGGGACGAATTGATGTTATGGGATTTAATGTCGTCTGACACACACGAGCCCAAGGAGCCCAAATGA
- a CDS encoding Sec-independent protein translocase protein tatA/E-like protein (PFAM: mttA/Hcf106 family~TIGRFAM: twin arginine-targeting protein translocase, TatA/E family~HAMAP: Twin-arginine translocation protein TatA/E~InterPro IPR006312:IPR003369~KEGG: aca:ACP_2093 twin-arginine translocation protein, TatA/E family~PFAM: Bacterial sec-independent translocation protein mttA/Hcf106~SPTR: Sec-independent protein translocase protein tatA/E homolog;~TIGRFAM: Twin-arginine translocation protein TatA/E): MWSNLLDPVHLIILLVVVLLIFGPRRLPELGSSLGKTLKMFKDAQKGLEDTSTRDQNPSLPKE; this comes from the coding sequence ATGTGGTCCAATTTATTAGATCCTGTCCATTTGATTATTTTGTTGGTCGTGGTGTTATTGATTTTTGGCCCCCGGCGTTTGCCCGAGCTCGGATCCTCGTTAGGTAAGACGCTAAAGATGTTTAAAGATGCCCAAAAAGGCTTAGAAGACACAAGCACTCGAGACCAAAATCCTTCCCTACCAAAGGAGTAA